In one window of Pseudomonas sp. p1(2021b) DNA:
- a CDS encoding ParM/StbA family protein, producing MKGRVAIGLDAGRSAIKVVAYHDGKRTDIMYPTLAVPAVELTDPTTAARAQAETEIVDGKAYFTGDTARLQGNLTSSIGLNDNWTDTAEYLALIQSAFTRLRAKGVQGIEEAFVIIGTPSKLFGSRKDSLVERTRKALPKTVELKALPQPMGAYCDYILDQSGMPIENLINGANGRPKSYGVIEGGHYSTDFLLMREGQYIERGADSCAGMSAAAEQLRRILGKREIQASLVECEESFSTKCLFQYGQEVNIQEQVTEAQQHVVQEVISKGNSLFSDDARSLNGILVAGGSAEAIYARAKDVWQHSILVKNPRWAVADGFARYALGQIIRSIVNANAKRVSAVNG from the coding sequence ATGAAAGGTCGCGTAGCAATCGGTTTGGATGCGGGTCGTAGTGCCATTAAAGTCGTCGCTTACCACGACGGCAAACGAACGGATATCATGTACCCCACTCTGGCGGTTCCAGCTGTCGAACTCACCGACCCGACGACTGCGGCTCGCGCCCAGGCCGAGACCGAAATTGTCGATGGCAAGGCATACTTCACTGGCGATACCGCTCGCCTCCAGGGCAACCTCACCTCCTCTATCGGGTTGAACGACAACTGGACGGATACCGCTGAATATCTGGCGCTTATTCAGTCGGCTTTCACCAGGTTACGTGCTAAGGGAGTTCAAGGTATTGAGGAGGCATTTGTAATTATCGGTACCCCGTCTAAGTTGTTCGGCTCTCGTAAGGACAGTCTGGTCGAGCGCACTCGGAAAGCACTCCCTAAAACTGTCGAGTTGAAAGCACTTCCTCAGCCAATGGGCGCTTACTGCGACTACATCCTTGATCAGTCGGGCATGCCCATTGAAAATCTGATCAATGGTGCTAACGGAAGGCCTAAATCCTATGGCGTCATCGAGGGTGGGCATTACTCGACTGACTTTCTTTTGATGAGGGAAGGTCAATATATTGAACGGGGCGCTGACTCCTGCGCAGGAATGAGTGCTGCTGCAGAGCAGTTGCGCCGCATCCTAGGCAAGCGCGAGATTCAAGCAAGCCTGGTGGAGTGTGAGGAATCGTTCAGCACCAAATGTCTTTTCCAGTACGGTCAGGAGGTAAACATTCAAGAGCAAGTGACCGAAGCTCAACAGCATGTGGTTCAGGAGGTTATCTCTAAAGGTAACTCGTTGTTTTCCGATGATGCTCGTTCCCTCAATGGGATTTTAGTTGCGGGTGGAAGCGCCGAGGCGATCTATGCTCGCGCCAAAGATGTATGGCAACACAGCATTCTTGTAAAAAATCCTCGCTGGGCTGTTGCTGACGGTTTTGCTCGCTATGCCCTTGGACAAATCATCCGGAGCATCGTAAACGCGAATGCAAAAAGGGTGTCTGCTGTAAATGGCTAA